A portion of the Sandaracinobacteroides saxicola genome contains these proteins:
- a CDS encoding glutathione peroxidase: MTDIYSHAAKTLDGKDVSLADYRGQVLLIVNTASKCGFTPQYTGLEALYKRYADRGFAILGFPCNQFGAQEPGDAAEIANFCSLTYPVTFPMFAKIEVNGPNAHPLYKQLKSDAPGLLGSTGIKWNFTKFLVNRAGQVVDRFAPTTKPEDLASKVEALL, from the coding sequence ATGACCGACATCTACAGCCACGCCGCCAAGACGCTGGACGGCAAGGACGTGAGCCTCGCCGACTATCGCGGCCAGGTGCTGCTGATCGTCAACACCGCCTCCAAATGCGGCTTCACCCCGCAATACACCGGCCTCGAAGCGCTCTATAAACGCTACGCCGACCGCGGCTTCGCCATCCTGGGCTTCCCCTGCAACCAGTTCGGCGCCCAGGAACCGGGTGACGCCGCGGAGATCGCCAATTTCTGCTCGCTCACCTACCCCGTCACCTTCCCGATGTTCGCCAAGATCGAGGTCAACGGCCCCAACGCACACCCGCTCTACAAGCAGCTGAAGTCGGATGCCCCCGGCCTCCTTGGCAGCACCGGCATCAAATGGAATTTCACCAAGTTCCTGGTGAACCGCGCCGGCCAGGTCGTCGACCGCTTCGCCCCCACCACCAAGCCCGAAGACCTCGCCTCCAAGGTCGAGGCGCTGCTCTGA
- a CDS encoding arylesterase has translation MHLLIAGMLLFFSGAARAEALVLAFGDSLTAGYQLKPAESFPAQLQAALRKEGRAVTVHNAGVSGDTTTAGRARVDWVLRGLKRKPDLVILALGANDMLRGQPVATAQANLDAMIGGFRKAGIPVLLVGMLASRNLDAAYRRAFEGMYPTLAKKHGVPLYPFFMQGVAGQPGLQLADGMHPNAKGVGVMVRGILPSVRKALPR, from the coding sequence TTGCACCTGCTGATTGCGGGGATGCTGTTGTTTTTCAGCGGGGCGGCGCGGGCCGAGGCGCTGGTGCTGGCGTTTGGAGACAGCCTGACCGCCGGCTATCAGCTGAAACCGGCTGAGAGTTTTCCGGCGCAGTTGCAGGCGGCGCTGCGCAAGGAAGGGCGGGCGGTGACGGTGCACAACGCCGGGGTCAGCGGTGATACCACCACCGCCGGGCGGGCGCGGGTGGACTGGGTGCTCCGGGGGCTGAAGCGGAAGCCCGACCTGGTGATCCTGGCGCTGGGGGCGAATGACATGTTGCGCGGCCAGCCGGTGGCGACGGCGCAGGCCAATCTGGATGCGATGATCGGTGGTTTCCGCAAGGCGGGCATTCCGGTGCTGCTGGTGGGCATGCTGGCGAGCCGCAACCTGGACGCCGCCTATCGCCGGGCGTTCGAGGGCATGTATCCGACGCTGGCGAAGAAGCATGGGGTACCGCTCTATCCTTTCTTCATGCAGGGAGTGGCGGGACAGCCGGGCCTGCAACTGGCCGACGGGATGCATCCGAATGCGAAGGGTGTGGGCGTCATGGTGCGGGGCATCCTGCCGAGCGTGCGCAAGGCGCTGCCGCGCTGA
- a CDS encoding ABC transporter permease — protein sequence MTLAWNLARREMRGGLGGLRLLAVCLFLGVLALAGVGSLSSSIIGGLSSQGQTILGGDLEVRLTQREATPAERAAIRQLGQTADVIRMRAMVRTISAKELLGELKAVDGNWPLYGTASLRGSAPSNATVQTALSKGAVIGEGLADQLGLKVGDTIALGEARFPVTGILDAEPDRAGEGFTLGPTVLIRTDALARTGLLQPGSLYRAHIRVKMPANADVAAATERLKAQFPDAGWRIADRSDGAPGVRRFVERLGQFLSLVSLTALAVAGVGVGNGVASYLDRKSTTIATLKTMGASSKLIVRSYLLQIGSVALVAAAAGALVGAFIPQLVVALAGDALPVPPALGFYPLPLLAAIGFGLLVALAFALPPLARAGALPAARLFRGGVEQWPWPSRRTLALAFAAAALVCALAIAQSSEPLFAAGFLAAAAALLLLLWALAWAIRRAAAALPRPRGVLARLALANLHRPGSMTRQLVVALGLGLTLFATLALIETSFRGEIARTVPAKAPGYFVLDLPKEDEAAFRAKVNGIAPGADLRMVPSLRGPVTAVNGTPVSEMKNIPEGAWILRGDRGLTFSADIPPGNSVVAGRWWSPGYAGPPLVSLDAEAAAQLGLKVGDSITVSVLGTEITATIANLRRIDWDSLGFNFVLVFDPNTLAPAPFTWMATVSPEASQDAGFTRAISAAFPTSSVVKVKDVLGQVSTLLTQMGTAIRAAASVAILAGIAVLIGALAAQARARIYDSVILKLLGATGGQILRSALLEYAALGLIVAGLALGLGTLAGWFTVTRVLQFTWQPDWGVALLTVFAGAAVTLLFGMAGAARALGAKVNGVLREL from the coding sequence ATGACCCTGGCCTGGAACCTCGCCCGGCGCGAAATGCGCGGCGGCCTCGGCGGGCTGCGCCTGCTCGCGGTCTGCCTTTTCCTCGGCGTGCTCGCGCTCGCCGGCGTCGGCAGCCTCAGCTCCAGCATCATCGGCGGCCTGTCTTCACAGGGCCAGACCATCCTCGGCGGCGACCTCGAAGTCCGCCTCACCCAGCGGGAGGCCACGCCCGCCGAACGCGCCGCGATCCGCCAGCTCGGCCAGACCGCGGACGTGATCCGCATGCGCGCCATGGTGCGCACCATCTCGGCCAAGGAACTGCTCGGCGAACTGAAAGCCGTGGACGGCAATTGGCCACTCTACGGCACCGCCTCGCTGCGGGGCAGCGCTCCCTCCAACGCCACGGTCCAGACCGCCCTCTCAAAGGGGGCCGTCATCGGCGAGGGGCTGGCCGACCAGCTCGGCCTGAAGGTCGGCGACACCATCGCGCTTGGCGAAGCCCGCTTTCCCGTCACCGGCATCCTGGACGCCGAACCCGATCGCGCCGGCGAAGGCTTCACCCTCGGGCCGACGGTGCTCATCCGCACCGATGCCCTCGCCCGCACCGGCCTGCTGCAACCCGGCAGCCTTTACCGCGCCCACATCCGGGTAAAAATGCCCGCCAACGCCGACGTCGCCGCCGCCACCGAACGGCTGAAGGCGCAGTTTCCCGACGCCGGCTGGCGCATCGCCGACCGCAGCGACGGCGCCCCCGGCGTGCGCCGCTTTGTCGAACGCTTGGGCCAGTTCCTCAGCCTGGTCAGCCTGACCGCCTTGGCCGTCGCCGGCGTCGGCGTCGGCAACGGCGTCGCCAGCTACCTCGACCGCAAATCCACCACCATCGCCACATTGAAAACCATGGGCGCCTCCAGCAAACTCATCGTGCGCAGCTACCTGCTTCAGATCGGCAGCGTCGCCTTGGTCGCCGCCGCAGCCGGCGCCCTGGTCGGCGCCTTCATCCCGCAGCTAGTCGTCGCGCTCGCCGGCGATGCCCTCCCCGTGCCGCCGGCGCTCGGCTTCTACCCGCTGCCGCTGCTCGCCGCGATCGGTTTCGGGCTGCTCGTTGCCCTTGCCTTTGCCCTGCCGCCGCTCGCCCGCGCCGGCGCGCTTCCTGCCGCCCGCCTGTTCCGCGGCGGCGTCGAGCAATGGCCCTGGCCCAGCCGGCGCACCCTCGCGCTCGCCTTCGCCGCCGCGGCGCTCGTCTGCGCGCTCGCCATCGCGCAATCGTCGGAGCCGCTGTTCGCCGCCGGCTTCCTCGCCGCCGCCGCCGCGCTCCTCCTGCTGCTGTGGGCGCTTGCCTGGGCCATCCGCCGCGCGGCTGCCGCCCTGCCCCGCCCGCGCGGCGTGCTCGCCCGCCTGGCGCTCGCCAACCTGCACCGCCCCGGCAGCATGACGCGGCAGCTCGTCGTCGCGCTCGGCCTCGGTCTCACCCTGTTCGCCACACTGGCGCTCATCGAAACCAGTTTCCGCGGCGAGATCGCCCGCACCGTGCCGGCAAAAGCCCCCGGCTATTTTGTTCTTGACCTGCCCAAGGAAGACGAGGCCGCCTTCCGCGCCAAGGTCAACGGCATCGCGCCCGGTGCCGACCTGCGCATGGTGCCCTCGCTCCGCGGCCCGGTCACCGCCGTCAATGGCACGCCGGTCAGCGAGATGAAGAACATCCCCGAAGGCGCCTGGATCCTGCGCGGCGACCGCGGCCTGACCTTCAGCGCCGATATCCCGCCGGGCAACAGCGTGGTCGCCGGCCGCTGGTGGTCCCCTGGCTACGCCGGCCCGCCCCTCGTCAGCCTGGATGCCGAGGCCGCCGCGCAACTCGGCCTGAAGGTCGGCGACAGCATCACGGTCAGCGTGCTCGGTACCGAGATCACCGCCACCATCGCCAACCTCCGCCGCATCGACTGGGACAGCCTCGGCTTCAACTTCGTCCTGGTGTTCGACCCCAACACCCTGGCACCCGCCCCCTTCACCTGGATGGCGACCGTCAGCCCGGAGGCGTCGCAGGACGCCGGCTTCACCCGCGCCATCAGCGCCGCCTTCCCCACCAGTTCGGTCGTGAAGGTGAAGGATGTGCTCGGCCAGGTCAGCACGCTGCTCACCCAGATGGGCACCGCGATCCGCGCCGCCGCCAGCGTCGCCATCCTTGCCGGCATCGCGGTTCTCATCGGCGCGCTCGCGGCACAGGCCCGCGCCCGCATCTATGACAGCGTCATCCTGAAACTGCTTGGTGCCACGGGCGGCCAGATCCTGCGCTCGGCGCTGCTCGAATATGCCGCCCTCGGCCTCATCGTCGCCGGTCTCGCCCTCGGCCTCGGCACGCTCGCCGGCTGGTTCACGGTCACCAGGGTGCTGCAATTCACCTGGCAGCCCGATTGGGGAGTCGCGCTCCTCACCGTCTTCGCCGGCGCCGCTGTTACGCTGCTGTTCGGCATGGCGGGCGCCGCCCGCGCGCTGGGCGCCAAGGTCAATGGCGTCCTGCGGGAATTGTAG
- a CDS encoding Bax inhibitor-1/YccA family protein, whose protein sequence is MVNQVDPRWNPALSRSGTDTATYDAGLRSYMLSVYNYMLSGVLLTGMVALGMAYTGAVNALFNPEGGASLLGWVAMLSPLAFVFLFSFKIQSMGTSTAKGMFYIFAVLMGVSLSTIFLRYTGTSIATTFFATAASFAGLSLYGYTTKRDLSGMGTFLIMGVVGLLVAMLLNIFIQSSALAMVISFVGVLIFAGLTAYDTQKIKNMYDYVAGTDMMGKTAIMGALTLYLDFINMFTFLLSILGNRE, encoded by the coding sequence ATGGTGAATCAGGTTGATCCGCGGTGGAACCCGGCGCTGTCGCGCTCCGGCACGGACACCGCCACCTATGACGCGGGCCTGCGCAGCTACATGCTGTCGGTCTACAATTACATGCTGTCGGGTGTGCTGCTCACCGGGATGGTCGCACTCGGCATGGCCTATACCGGCGCCGTCAATGCGCTGTTCAATCCGGAAGGCGGCGCCAGCCTGCTCGGCTGGGTGGCAATGCTGTCGCCGCTCGCCTTCGTGTTCCTGTTCAGCTTCAAAATCCAGTCGATGGGCACCTCGACGGCGAAGGGCATGTTCTACATCTTCGCCGTGTTGATGGGCGTGTCGCTCAGCACCATTTTCCTGCGCTACACCGGCACTTCGATCGCCACGACCTTCTTCGCCACGGCGGCCTCCTTCGCCGGTCTCAGCCTCTATGGCTACACCACGAAGCGCGACCTGTCCGGCATGGGCACCTTCCTGATCATGGGTGTCGTCGGCCTGCTGGTGGCGATGCTGCTGAACATCTTCATCCAGTCGAGCGCGCTCGCCATGGTGATCAGCTTTGTCGGCGTGCTGATCTTCGCCGGCCTGACCGCCTATGACACGCAGAAGATCAAGAACATGTATGACTATGTCGCGGGTACCGACATGATGGGCAAGACCGCCATCATGGGCGCGCTGACCCTCTACCTCGACTTCATCAACATGTTCACCTTCCTGCTGAGCATCCTCGGCAATAGGGAGTAA
- a CDS encoding ABC transporter ATP-binding protein produces the protein MLHAPDMVIDARNVTLSLGSGEARVDILRGVDVAVRKGERVALLGPSGSGKSSLMAVLAGLESASGGEVVVAGQSLRGLSEDALAEARRGRISVVLQAFHLIPTMTALENVAVPLELAGHADPFAAAASELTAVGLGHRLHHYPTQLSGGEQQRVAIARALGPRPALLFADEPTGNLDAATGDTIVELLFGCLAETGATLILITHDRDLAARCDRIITMRDGLIASDTLTDPVAA, from the coding sequence ATGCTTCACGCCCCCGATATGGTGATCGACGCGCGCAATGTCACGCTCAGCCTGGGGAGCGGCGAGGCCCGGGTCGACATCCTGCGCGGGGTCGATGTCGCGGTGCGAAAGGGCGAGCGGGTCGCGCTGCTCGGCCCCTCGGGCAGCGGCAAATCATCGCTGATGGCGGTTCTTGCCGGTCTCGAAAGCGCCAGTGGCGGCGAGGTCGTCGTCGCCGGACAATCCCTGCGCGGCCTCAGCGAGGATGCGCTGGCCGAAGCCCGCCGCGGCCGAATCAGCGTCGTCCTCCAGGCCTTCCATCTCATTCCCACCATGACCGCGCTGGAAAATGTCGCTGTCCCGCTTGAACTCGCCGGCCACGCCGACCCCTTCGCCGCCGCCGCATCCGAACTGACCGCCGTCGGCCTCGGCCACCGCCTGCACCATTATCCCACGCAACTCTCCGGCGGCGAACAGCAACGCGTGGCCATCGCGCGCGCCCTCGGCCCGCGCCCGGCGCTCCTGTTCGCCGACGAACCCACCGGCAACCTCGATGCCGCCACCGGCGATACCATCGTCGAGCTGCTGTTCGGCTGTCTCGCCGAAACCGGCGCGACCCTCATCCTCATCACGCACGATCGCGACCTCGCCGCCCGCTGCGACCGGATCATCACCATGCGCGATGGGCTGATCGCCAGCGACACGCTGACCGACCCGGTCGCGGCATGA
- a CDS encoding ribbon-helix-helix domain-containing protein, which translates to MAARTITVSLGDMAERAAARVRSGDYASTSEVIRAGLRALDREEEALTHIWREKIAESLADPRPPVPIEEVRRRVNAQIAALRAAQVA; encoded by the coding sequence ATGGCAGCCCGAACCATCACCGTCTCGCTCGGCGACATGGCCGAACGCGCCGCCGCCCGCGTCCGCTCCGGCGACTATGCCTCCACCAGCGAAGTCATCCGCGCCGGCCTGCGTGCGCTGGATCGAGAGGAGGAGGCGCTCACCCACATCTGGCGCGAGAAGATCGCCGAATCGCTCGCTGACCCGCGCCCGCCAGTCCCGATCGAAGAGGTGCGACGCCGGGTGAATGCGCAAATCGCCGCGCTGCGGGCGGCACAGGTGGCGTGA
- a CDS encoding integration host factor subunit beta, with translation MIRSELVQKVADANPHLGLKDAERIVATILDSISDTLASGGRVELRGFGAFSTRARDARTGRNPRTGVAVRVDAKRVPHFKPGKELREKLNLG, from the coding sequence ATGATCCGCTCTGAACTGGTGCAGAAGGTCGCTGACGCCAACCCGCATCTGGGACTGAAAGACGCCGAACGAATCGTCGCCACCATCCTCGATTCGATCAGTGACACGCTGGCCAGCGGCGGTCGCGTCGAGCTGCGTGGCTTCGGCGCCTTTTCCACCCGCGCGCGCGATGCCCGCACCGGCCGCAACCCGCGCACCGGCGTCGCCGTCAGGGTGGACGCCAAGCGTGTGCCCCACTTCAAGCCCGGCAAGGAATTGCGCGAGAAGCTCAACCTCGGCTGA
- the cmk gene encoding (d)CMP kinase: MLIAVDGPAASGKGTIARALARHFGLPHMDTGALYRAVGLSALDRATSLDDGPALAALAAALDLSLLEDPRLRHAATADAASRISALPAVRGALLALQRSFAAQPGGAVLDGRDIGTVIAPHAPAKLFVTASPQVRAARRHAELPGSDLDAVLADILARDARDSGRADAPLKQAPDADLLDTSEMTIDGAVQRAIHLVQSRTA; the protein is encoded by the coding sequence CTGCTCATCGCCGTCGACGGTCCCGCGGCCTCAGGCAAGGGCACCATCGCCCGCGCGCTCGCCCGCCACTTCGGCCTGCCGCACATGGACACCGGCGCGCTCTACCGTGCCGTCGGCCTGTCCGCGCTCGACCGCGCCACATCCCTCGATGATGGCCCCGCGCTGGCCGCCCTCGCCGCCGCGCTCGATCTGTCGCTGCTCGAAGACCCCCGCCTGCGCCACGCCGCCACCGCCGACGCGGCCAGCCGCATCTCGGCACTCCCGGCCGTCCGCGGCGCGCTCCTCGCGCTGCAGCGATCCTTCGCCGCGCAGCCCGGCGGCGCCGTGCTCGATGGCCGCGACATCGGCACCGTCATCGCCCCGCACGCACCGGCCAAGCTGTTCGTCACTGCCAGCCCCCAGGTGCGCGCCGCGCGCCGCCACGCCGAACTCCCCGGCAGCGACCTCGACGCCGTCCTCGCCGACATCCTCGCCCGCGACGCGCGCGATTCCGGCCGCGCCGACGCCCCGCTCAAACAGGCGCCAGACGCCGACTTGCTCGACACCAGCGAAATGACTATAGACGGCGCCGTGCAGCGCGCGATTCACCTGGTTCAATCACGCACCGCATAG
- the rpsA gene encoding 30S ribosomal protein S1: MATAAMPTRDDFAALLDQSLGESQSFEGKVVKGRVVAIENDLVVIDVGLKSEGRISIREFTPPGQPPEVAVGDEVDVYVDRVENAHGEAMLSRDRARREAAWDRLEKQFEAGERIDGIIFGRVKGGFTVDLGGAVAFLPGSQVDIRPVRDVGPLMGMSQPFQLLKMDRKRGNIVVSRRSILEESRAEARTGLIQSLAEGQIIDGTVKNITDYGAFVDLGGIDGLLHVTDISYKRVGHPSEVIAIGDVVKVQIVRINRDTQRISLGMKQLETDPWEGAEAKYPVGGKFSGRVTNITEYGAFIELEPGIEGLVHVSEMSWVKKNVHPGKIVSTSQEVDVVILEVDGEKRRISLGLKQAQRNPWEAFAENHPVGSTVEGEVKNSTEFGLFIGLDGDVDGMVHMSDIAWGVTGEAALALHRKGEVVQAQVLEVDVERERISLGIKQVSQAGASTAPAGGGDFRKNEIVTATVMENRDGGIEVQIGEDGPTAFIKRGDLSRDRDEQRPERFQVGQKVDAMVIGFERGKKPMLSIKAMQIAEEKQQVAQYGSSDSGASLGDILGAALNKARESN, translated from the coding sequence ATGGCCACCGCTGCAATGCCCACCCGCGATGATTTCGCCGCCCTCCTCGACCAGTCGCTCGGCGAAAGCCAGAGCTTCGAAGGAAAAGTCGTCAAGGGGCGCGTCGTCGCCATCGAGAACGATCTCGTCGTCATCGATGTCGGGCTGAAGAGCGAAGGCCGCATCTCGATCCGCGAATTCACCCCCCCGGGCCAGCCGCCCGAAGTCGCCGTCGGCGACGAGGTCGATGTCTATGTCGACCGCGTCGAGAACGCCCATGGCGAAGCGATGCTGTCGCGTGACCGCGCCCGCCGCGAAGCCGCTTGGGATCGCCTGGAAAAACAGTTCGAAGCCGGCGAGCGCATCGACGGTATCATCTTCGGCCGGGTCAAGGGCGGCTTCACCGTCGATCTCGGCGGCGCCGTCGCCTTCCTGCCCGGCAGCCAAGTCGACATCCGCCCGGTGCGCGACGTCGGCCCCCTGATGGGCATGTCGCAGCCCTTCCAGCTCTTGAAGATGGACCGCAAGCGCGGCAACATCGTCGTCAGCCGCCGCTCCATCCTCGAGGAATCGCGCGCCGAGGCCCGCACCGGCCTCATCCAGTCGCTCGCCGAAGGGCAGATCATCGACGGCACCGTCAAGAACATCACGGATTACGGCGCCTTCGTCGACCTGGGCGGCATCGACGGCCTGCTGCATGTCACCGACATCAGCTACAAGCGTGTCGGCCACCCGAGCGAAGTCATCGCCATCGGCGATGTGGTCAAGGTGCAGATCGTCCGCATCAACCGCGACACCCAGCGCATCAGCCTGGGCATGAAGCAGCTGGAAACCGATCCCTGGGAAGGCGCCGAAGCCAAATATCCGGTCGGCGGCAAGTTCAGCGGCCGCGTCACCAACATCACCGAATATGGCGCTTTCATCGAGCTCGAGCCGGGCATCGAGGGTCTCGTCCACGTCAGCGAAATGTCGTGGGTCAAGAAGAACGTCCACCCCGGCAAGATCGTCTCGACCAGCCAGGAAGTCGATGTCGTCATCCTCGAGGTCGATGGCGAGAAGCGGCGCATCTCGCTCGGCCTGAAGCAGGCGCAGCGCAATCCCTGGGAAGCCTTCGCGGAAAACCACCCCGTCGGCAGCACGGTCGAGGGCGAGGTCAAGAACTCCACCGAATTCGGCCTGTTCATCGGTCTCGACGGCGACGTCGATGGCATGGTCCACATGTCGGACATCGCCTGGGGTGTCACCGGCGAAGCCGCGCTGGCGCTGCACCGCAAGGGTGAAGTCGTCCAGGCGCAGGTGCTCGAAGTCGATGTCGAGCGCGAACGCATCTCGCTCGGTATCAAGCAGGTGTCGCAGGCCGGCGCCTCCACCGCGCCTGCCGGCGGCGGCGATTTCCGCAAGAACGAGATCGTCACCGCGACCGTCATGGAAAACCGCGACGGCGGCATCGAGGTGCAGATCGGCGAGGATGGCCCGACCGCCTTCATCAAGCGCGGCGACCTCAGCCGCGACCGCGACGAGCAGCGCCCGGAACGCTTCCAAGTCGGCCAGAAGGTCGATGCCATGGTGATCGGTTTCGAACGCGGCAAGAAGCCGATGCTGTCGATCAAGGCGATGCAGATCGCCGAGGAGAAGCAGCAGGTCGCGCAATATGGCTCGTCCGACTCGGGCGCTTCGCTCGGCGACATCCTGGGCGCCGCGCTCAACAAGGCACGCGAAAGCAACTGA
- a CDS encoding type II toxin-antitoxin system RelE/ParE family toxin, translating to MTFRILYAETATNDLAAIIAYIAARSDPDTAYRYAERIDRRTAILTSFPHTGNPREDLGPGIRTIAFERRATIAYRIDGDSIIVVRILYAGRAWDNP from the coding sequence GTGACATTCCGGATCCTTTACGCAGAAACGGCAACGAACGATCTCGCCGCGATCATTGCTTACATTGCCGCCCGGTCTGATCCCGATACCGCCTATAGATACGCCGAAAGGATTGACCGTCGAACGGCTATCCTGACCAGCTTTCCGCATACCGGTAACCCTCGCGAGGACCTTGGCCCGGGCATCCGTACGATCGCATTCGAACGGCGCGCGACAATTGCCTATCGGATCGATGGCGACAGCATCATCGTTGTTCGCATCCTTTACGCTGGCCGCGCGTGGGACAATCCCTAA